Within the Phaseolus vulgaris cultivar G19833 chromosome 9, P. vulgaris v2.0, whole genome shotgun sequence genome, the region TCGCTTGGTGACTTTCATAAAGCTCATGTCCTTTGCCCACCAGTCGTCTTGACACTTCTAAACTACGGATGAGATGACTGATGTGAACATGAGCTGCACACCTCTTCCTTGATTTTTTACCATGAATGACAGTTTCGGAAATCTGCATCCATAATAATTATCAGACACAGCAAATAGGCGTTTGAGGGAAGTGGCTGGACCAGAATGAAAAACTTTTGTCATTATTTAGGTAAATCATGCAAAACAGCTCTATAAGCATTAATTTGCAATGCATTACCTTTCCACCAGAAGAACAACTTTTCATCAAATCCTGTTTCGAGGCACCAATTACAGTATTCAGCCAATCTAGAGTTTTAGCCGCAGAAGACCTTCAGAAGATAAACCCATCAAATCAGAACATGATGAAGAGGGGAGAATGGGGGGTGGATTTGACCCCTAAAAAGGACAAAATGAAGTGGAATTAAAGAAATTTACTGCAAATAAGAAGCACCAATTCCAGGTGATGCGGTGGAAGACAGGCTTGGCCACCATGCTGGGCCTTCTGTTAAGACGATAAAAAATGGTGAGCCAACTGATAAAAAATTTAGCCCCCACGGTGGTTGAGGCGGAAATTGCTTGTAACAAGCACATTTTATCCAAGAGCATACCAGTTTCTTTTTGGTACTTGACTATACGTTGTTCTTGCTTGCAATCAACGTTTCCAGCCTGAAATGTAAGCCGGCAACGCCAATAGTACTAGCACTAGCTTGTAATACAAGAATTTTAGCTCAAATTGAAAAAGTTGAAATTACTACCGTCTGATATTCCACGTTTGTTTTCCTCCCAATATGTGAAATCTGTGGTTGTATGGGTACGTTTAGTCTGTAATATGATGAGAAAAAAATTGTAGTTTaagtattaaaaaattgaaaaggatAGGATAGATTAGAGAGATTTCAGAATGCAACTGAAAAACTACCCACCCCATGTCCAGAGACAATTCAGAATCATGCAACGCAACTCTGCCGCCActttcactcttaaccaaaggCACGGCCTGCGGATTTACTTTTGGAACAGTGCTTTGAGTAGCAGCGACCAAGAACTTGGCACTGTCAGGAAAATCAATCTGTTCCTGACCCAAGGTTTCACTCATAGAACTGAGTTTTTTACAGCCCTTGGGTGATCTTTTTCCATCTTCCTGAGTAGCTCCCGAGGCTAGAACACATGATACACAAAAgcaaaagataaattaaaaacttaaaataaaaaaataaaaaattaatatcctATAAAAGTGCCCTGTCGGAGAGAGAAACCTTCAACAGTAGCATTAGCACTCTCACTCTCCTCTTGGTCCTGCAAAACCGTGGAGTTTTCTGGTAGAGATCCACTGTCCGGTTCACTCTTAACATTAGAGCCATTATCAGGTAACATTCCAGCCAATGCATAGAGAGTCTCCgcaacctcttcctcatctttCGTTATGGGCCCGGGCAAAACTTGCCTCCTGGACCAGCCCGGGCTTCTTCGTTTCTACGAAAAGCAAAAGCTCAAGCAAAGGTGAAATTGAAATGGCTAGAAAACGAAGCAAAAGGTTAAGTTTTGAACCACAAAGACGTGGCGCAACACTCACTTTGGATTTCTTTATGCCATCTTTTTGGGGAGATTCCATTCCATTCATCTTATGGTTCACCTTTTCTGAATCCCCAGAGATAGATTCGCGACCCCGTTTCTTCACAGCTGTAATTTCAACAGAGACAAAATCCCCAtcttttaaattgaataaacaaataaatacatatataaagaATATTTGATATTATCGGAGGAAAATGGAAAAAAGAACAACAATTCAATTCCACCATAGAAACATCTccctataataatttattaaaaaaaatacgatTATTCTTTTCAGAATTCAAAAAGCACCACACTAGGTTGAATTATTACACTGTACATATTCCCTTTAATTTATATTAGAACAGAAGAAAACGTGAAAATCCCGTCATTGTTGCTTCAACCCTTATCCGTTAATGAATTACAGAATTTGTATGGGAAGGGAAGCGTGAAAGATGAATATTTATTAGAAGATAAATGCGACATCTTTCAGCGCGGATCCGAAAATATCGCACCTGAACGTATCTTACGCGGAACAGAGGAATGATCGACGCCATTGCAGACCTTCGGAAAGtgcaaaatcattaaatattaaaaaaacagaggaattgaaaaaaaaacgcATAACTAGTACTGGTACCAGAAGCAGTACCTTTCTGGGAAGCTTAAACTTCTTGGTTGGTTTTGGAGAGTGCGAGACACGGCAACCCATTGATAACGCTTTGGCAACAGCACTCAAGCTTCTCACCTTCTCCTTCTTTGATTTCTCCGAATACTCGCTACTTGCATTCAAACCTATTTCCAACACAGAGAGAGGGTGTGAATAATTTATTCACTGattgatttgttttatttggAGTGATAATGAGAAGAGGAGATACGAGATGGGAAAGggagaagaagaaataaaaggGAAAATGAGTGGTGAAGTAATTACCACTGCTGAGAGGGATGAGGTTGCGTCCCCAAGAAGAGGCAGATTGAGACTGAGATTGTTGTATGTTAGTGTGTCGTTTTTTGGCGCTTGAAAATCCACGCATCGGCGTTGAGTCTCCTCCACCGTTGTCCATAGCTTCTCCTCTCACGCATTCAGTCGATTCATCACCACCTTTGGGCACCACTCGTAGACCAAAATCACAGTCACAACCAAGTAGTGATGAGTGTGTTTAAGGTTGAGAGGGAGGAAAAGAAGTAGAATGGGAAAAGGCTAAGCAGCAATGA harbors:
- the LOC137821668 gene encoding uncharacterized protein, producing MDNGGGDSTPMRGFSSAKKRHTNIQQSQSQSASSWGRNLIPLSSGLNASSEYSEKSKKEKVRSLSAVAKALSMGCRVSHSPKPTKKFKLPRKVCNGVDHSSVPRKIRSAVKKRGRESISGDSEKVNHKMNGMESPQKDGIKKSKKRRSPGWSRRQVLPGPITKDEEEVAETLYALAGMLPDNGSNVKSEPDSGSLPENSTVLQDQEESESANATVEASGATQEDGKRSPKGCKKLSSMSETLGQEQIDFPDSAKFLVAATQSTVPKVNPQAVPLVKSESGGRVALHDSELSLDMGLNVPIQPQISHIGRKTNVEYQTAGNVDCKQEQRIVKYQKETEGPAWWPSLSSTASPGIGASYLQSSAAKTLDWLNTVIGASKQDLMKSCSSGGKISETVIHGKKSRKRCAAHVHISHLIRSLEVSRRLVGKGHELYESHQARVDEGSKCGVLMEAHNLNWMKSGNGNASGTVHSATMSNSRETKNGILQHGLYHEISQATPIPGVHGPQKQDFNFLSLSTGGNELKVNESFNKGERKLEPYSKSQVPYFQSLQQQRGLMPIQSPYASNFLDHLPGVGPQVRLQQQPHYYGTPLRGTHYSSTLSYKQQHQSFWAVQLASQGGSAVNCSIVGAQYPNWQSGRHDSSVPSPYPQVILPHSTASLEALDQQHLFTLAPSISRPNGQDIRLASSVCEETKGGFIT